A genomic window from Candidatus Andeanibacterium colombiense includes:
- a CDS encoding DHA2 family efflux MFS transporter permease subunit, producing MSGPSSPQADTAPPPLSGPRLAAAALVLGLANFMVLLDSTIANVSLPHIAGSLGVSSSQGTWIITSYAVSEAICVPLTGWLAGRFGTLRTFMFSLSGFTLFSTLCGLSSTLGMLIAFRVAQGLCGGPLMPLSQTLLLRVFPRAKAGLAMSVAAMTTIVAPILGPILGGTISDNWSWPWIFFINIPPAAACLFGVYTLLRPYETKGISSRVDVVGLALLVFWVGCFQIMLDLGRENDWFGSPMIVGLAVAAAIGFVAFMIWELTAEQPIVDLRVLRHRGFAAATIAISIGFGTIYSSVVLVPLFLQSTMGYTSTWAGYAMSTMGLFAILLAPVAGRLGKWVDMRITICLGLMWLGVVSYLRSLWGVGDSFWDYTWPQLLQGLGTPFFMIGLMTLGLATVPPKETASAAGLMAFVRTLATAVATSVITTEWADGTQEARAQLAGLGTQADAFVERLQAAGMSMDQARGQLAQLIEQQGAAIAADHLFLVIGVLCVLAGQLAWIIPKPRGGVGGPNPAAH from the coding sequence GTGAGCGGCCCGTCTTCCCCCCAGGCGGATACCGCTCCGCCGCCGCTGTCCGGCCCCCGGCTGGCAGCGGCGGCCCTGGTCCTCGGGCTCGCCAATTTCATGGTGCTGCTCGATTCCACCATCGCCAATGTCAGCCTGCCGCATATCGCCGGCAGCCTCGGCGTCTCGAGCAGCCAGGGCACCTGGATCATCACCTCCTACGCGGTGTCCGAAGCGATCTGCGTGCCGCTGACCGGGTGGCTCGCGGGGCGCTTCGGCACGCTGCGCACCTTCATGTTCTCGCTCAGCGGCTTCACGCTGTTCTCGACCCTGTGCGGCCTGTCCTCGACACTCGGGATGCTGATCGCATTCCGCGTCGCGCAGGGCCTGTGCGGCGGGCCACTGATGCCGCTGTCGCAGACGCTGCTGCTGCGGGTGTTCCCGCGCGCCAAGGCGGGCCTCGCGATGTCGGTCGCGGCGATGACCACGATCGTCGCGCCGATCCTCGGCCCGATTCTTGGCGGCACGATCAGCGACAACTGGTCGTGGCCGTGGATCTTCTTCATCAACATACCGCCGGCCGCTGCGTGCCTGTTCGGCGTGTACACGCTGCTGAGGCCCTACGAGACCAAGGGCATATCGAGCCGGGTCGACGTGGTCGGGCTGGCGCTGCTGGTGTTCTGGGTCGGCTGCTTCCAGATCATGCTGGACCTCGGGCGCGAGAACGACTGGTTCGGCTCGCCGATGATCGTCGGCCTCGCGGTGGCGGCGGCGATCGGCTTCGTCGCCTTCATGATCTGGGAATTGACCGCGGAACAGCCGATCGTCGATCTGCGGGTGCTGCGGCACCGGGGTTTCGCCGCGGCCACGATCGCGATCTCGATCGGCTTCGGCACGATCTATTCCTCGGTGGTGCTGGTGCCGTTGTTCCTTCAGTCGACGATGGGCTACACTTCGACCTGGGCGGGTTACGCGATGTCGACCATGGGCCTGTTCGCGATCTTGCTGGCGCCGGTCGCCGGGCGGCTGGGCAAGTGGGTCGATATGCGGATCACGATCTGTCTCGGGCTGATGTGGCTCGGGGTCGTGTCCTATCTGCGCTCGCTCTGGGGCGTCGGCGACAGCTTCTGGGACTACACCTGGCCGCAATTGCTGCAGGGGCTGGGCACGCCGTTCTTCATGATCGGGCTGATGACGCTCGGCCTCGCGACGGTGCCGCCGAAGGAAACCGCCTCGGCCGCCGGGCTGATGGCCTTCGTCCGCACGCTGGCAACCGCGGTGGCGACCTCGGTCATCACCACCGAATGGGCCGACGGCACGCAGGAGGCGCGCGCCCAGCTTGCCGGGCTCGGCACCCAGGCGGATGCGTTCGTCGAACGGCTGCAGGCGGCGGGCATGAGCATGGACCAGGCGCGCGGGCAGCTAGCGCAATTGATCGAACAGCAGGGCGCGGCGATCGCGGCGGACCATCTGTTCCTGGTGATCGGGGTGCTGTGCGTCCTCGCGGGCCAACTTGCGTGGATCATCCCCAAGCCCCGGGGCGGGGTCGGCGGACCGAACCCGGCCGCGCACTAG
- the egtD gene encoding L-histidine N(alpha)-methyltransferase, with translation MAVTPGLRLVTQDEGGIDVAFRADVLAGLGQRQKAIPARWFYDRRGSELFEEITALPEYYPTRTETALLRDHGADFRAEAGPGLVVVEFGSGSSVKTPLLLEAIDAAAYVPIDISGDFLRDSSAELSAKFPDLPIVPVEGDFMHSLELPAFAPGEARLGFFPGSTIGNMVPATAVDLLRSMRATLGDNAQLLIGFDRVKAIPRLVSAYDDAQGVTAQFNLNLLERINRELGADIPLDAFRHRVRWNADWSRIEMHIEALRDVAFTVSGRRFALFEGETIHTENSHKYTPDQARLMLQASGWTPRRCWTDEGEDFMLMLAEATEERSAP, from the coding sequence ATGGCCGTCACCCCCGGATTGAGACTGGTCACCCAGGACGAAGGCGGGATCGACGTCGCGTTCCGCGCCGATGTGCTGGCGGGCCTCGGCCAGCGGCAGAAGGCGATCCCGGCGCGCTGGTTCTACGACCGGCGGGGGTCCGAATTGTTCGAAGAGATCACCGCGCTCCCGGAATATTACCCGACGCGGACCGAGACCGCATTGCTGCGCGATCACGGCGCCGATTTCCGCGCGGAAGCGGGGCCGGGTCTGGTGGTGGTCGAATTCGGCTCGGGCAGTTCGGTCAAGACCCCGCTGCTGCTCGAAGCGATCGACGCGGCCGCCTATGTCCCGATCGACATCTCGGGCGATTTCCTGCGGGATTCCTCCGCCGAGCTTTCGGCCAAGTTCCCCGATCTGCCGATCGTTCCGGTCGAGGGCGATTTCATGCATTCGCTCGAATTGCCGGCCTTCGCGCCGGGCGAGGCGCGGCTCGGCTTCTTCCCCGGCTCGACCATCGGTAATATGGTCCCGGCCACCGCGGTCGATCTGCTGCGCTCGATGCGCGCGACGCTGGGCGACAATGCGCAATTGCTGATCGGCTTCGACCGGGTGAAGGCGATCCCCCGGCTGGTCAGCGCCTATGACGACGCGCAGGGCGTGACCGCGCAGTTCAATCTGAATTTGCTCGAACGGATCAACCGCGAACTCGGCGCGGACATCCCGCTGGACGCCTTCCGCCACCGGGTCCGCTGGAACGCCGACTGGAGCCGCATCGAAATGCATATCGAAGCGTTGCGCGACGTCGCCTTCACCGTCTCAGGCCGCCGCTTTGCTCTGTTCGAAGGCGAGACGATCCACACCGAGAACAGCCACAAATACACGCCCGACCAGGCCCGCCTGATGCTCCAGGCCAGCGGCTGGACCCCGCGCCGCTGCTGGACCGACGAGGGCGAGGATTTCATGCTGATGCTGGCCGAGGCGACCGAAGAGCGGTCGGCGCCTTAG
- a CDS encoding HlyD family efflux transporter periplasmic adaptor subunit, with the protein MATLTETPETLPDTGKTATRKRLFLIFGVVLAVIAAVVLIWQLGFAWRSVSTDNAYVGADTAQITPLVGAPVAQVLVEDTARVKKGDILVRLDDSDARIALDQAEANLARAERGFRQTSASGQALLAQAQARGSDIQAARAQLSVAQANYERAKVDYDRRHTLSATGAVSGDELTSATNALRSAQANLDVARAQVAQAQATQRSASQEADATLALTRGTTESTSPEVLAARAARDQAKLDLDRTVLRAPFDGVIAQRKVQVGQRVAAGAVLMTVVPIDRLYVDANFKEGQLKRVRTGQPVELTSDLYGGSVTYHGRVIGLSGGTGSAFALIPAQNATGNWIKVVQRLPVRVALDPKELAQHPLRVGLSMDATIDVTK; encoded by the coding sequence ATGGCCACCCTGACCGAAACCCCGGAAACCCTGCCCGACACCGGGAAGACCGCCACGCGCAAGCGCCTGTTCTTGATCTTCGGCGTGGTGCTCGCCGTGATCGCGGCGGTGGTGCTGATCTGGCAGCTCGGCTTCGCCTGGCGCTCGGTCTCGACCGACAATGCCTATGTAGGCGCCGATACCGCGCAGATCACCCCGCTGGTCGGCGCCCCGGTGGCGCAGGTGCTGGTGGAGGATACCGCGCGGGTGAAGAAGGGCGACATTCTCGTCCGGCTCGACGATTCCGACGCGCGGATCGCGCTTGACCAGGCCGAGGCGAACCTCGCCCGGGCCGAACGCGGCTTCCGCCAGACCTCGGCGAGCGGGCAGGCGCTGCTGGCGCAGGCGCAGGCGCGCGGATCGGACATCCAGGCGGCCCGCGCGCAGCTGAGCGTGGCGCAGGCCAATTACGAACGCGCGAAGGTCGATTACGACCGCCGCCACACACTGTCGGCGACCGGCGCGGTTTCGGGCGACGAGCTGACTTCCGCGACCAATGCCTTGCGCAGCGCGCAGGCCAATCTCGATGTCGCCCGCGCGCAGGTCGCGCAGGCCCAGGCGACCCAGCGCTCGGCGTCGCAGGAGGCCGATGCCACGCTCGCGCTGACCAGGGGCACGACCGAGAGCACCAGCCCCGAAGTGCTCGCGGCGCGGGCCGCGCGCGACCAGGCCAAGCTCGATCTCGACCGCACCGTGCTGCGCGCGCCGTTCGACGGGGTGATCGCGCAGCGCAAGGTTCAGGTCGGCCAACGGGTCGCGGCGGGGGCCGTGTTGATGACGGTCGTTCCGATCGACCGGCTCTATGTCGATGCGAACTTCAAGGAAGGCCAGCTCAAGCGCGTCCGCACGGGCCAGCCGGTCGAACTGACCTCCGACCTCTATGGCGGCTCGGTCACCTATCACGGCCGCGTCATCGGACTCTCCGGCGGCACCGGCTCGGCCTTCGCGCTGATCCCGGCGCAGAATGCCACCGGCAACTGGATCAAGGTCGTCCAGCGCCTGCCGGTGCGGGTCGCGCTCGATCCGAAGGAACTGGCCCAGCATCCGCTGCGGGTCGGCCTGTCGATGGACGCGACTATTGATGTGACCAAGTAA
- a CDS encoding efflux transporter outer membrane subunit, producing MKRLISILLLAGVAACAPAPGKLAEPRSASSLPAGRSLAATADAVWPGDNWWQAYGDPQLDALIAEARTGSPDVAAAMARIRQADALARQAGSVLLPSVSAGGNAGFNKQSYNNGIPAEFVPKGWNDAGALNASASFDLDLWGKNRAALAAATSNAQAAKVDADQALLLLTSNVAGAYADLAQLFAERDIAARALEVRQDTFKLTGQRVDNGLDNRGTLQLSQSRAAAAEADVAALDEAIALTRNRLAALVGSGPDRGLDIVRPQLAALAPRGLPANLPLDLIGRRPDIVSARLRAEAATHTIRSDRAAFYPDINLTALIGVQSLGLGNIVDSGSTYGSVGPAFSLPLLNRGRLVGQLRGAEAASDLAVADYDAALIKALQDVADASASIRALGQRRASAAEALSAAEGAYSIAQQRYTGGLATYLDVLTAEDTVLAARRSAADLDARAVTLDIALVRALGGGFSDRSAASSASPAR from the coding sequence GATGCCGTGTGGCCGGGCGACAATTGGTGGCAGGCTTACGGCGATCCGCAGCTCGACGCGCTGATCGCCGAGGCGCGCACCGGCTCGCCCGATGTGGCGGCCGCGATGGCCCGGATCCGCCAGGCCGATGCGCTGGCGCGGCAGGCGGGCTCGGTGCTGCTGCCGAGCGTCTCGGCCGGCGGCAATGCGGGCTTCAACAAGCAGAGCTACAACAACGGCATTCCGGCCGAGTTCGTGCCCAAGGGCTGGAACGATGCGGGCGCGCTCAACGCCAGCGCCTCGTTCGATCTCGACCTGTGGGGCAAGAACCGCGCGGCGCTTGCGGCGGCGACCTCCAATGCGCAGGCGGCGAAGGTCGACGCGGACCAGGCGCTGCTGCTGCTGACCAGCAATGTCGCCGGCGCCTATGCCGATCTCGCGCAGCTCTTCGCCGAACGCGACATCGCCGCGCGCGCGCTCGAAGTGCGGCAGGACACCTTCAAGCTCACCGGCCAGCGGGTCGACAACGGGCTCGACAACCGCGGCACGCTGCAGCTTTCGCAGTCGCGCGCGGCGGCGGCCGAGGCCGATGTGGCGGCGCTCGACGAAGCGATCGCGCTCACCCGCAACCGCCTGGCGGCGCTGGTCGGCAGCGGGCCCGACCGCGGGCTCGACATCGTCCGGCCGCAGCTTGCCGCGCTCGCCCCCCGGGGCCTTCCGGCGAATTTGCCGCTCGACCTGATCGGCCGCCGGCCCGACATCGTCTCCGCCCGCCTGCGCGCGGAAGCGGCGACCCACACGATCCGCAGCGACCGCGCGGCCTTCTATCCCGACATCAACCTGACCGCGCTGATCGGGGTCCAGTCGCTCGGGCTCGGCAACATCGTCGATAGCGGCTCGACCTACGGCTCCGTCGGCCCCGCCTTCAGCCTGCCGCTGCTCAACCGCGGGCGGCTGGTCGGGCAATTGCGCGGCGCCGAAGCAGCGTCTGACCTCGCGGTCGCCGATTACGACGCGGCGCTGATCAAGGCGCTGCAGGACGTCGCCGACGCCTCGGCCTCGATCCGCGCGCTCGGGCAACGCCGGGCTTCCGCCGCGGAGGCATTGAGCGCGGCCGAAGGCGCCTATTCGATCGCGCAGCAACGTTACACCGGCGGCCTCGCGACCTATCTCGACGTGCTCACCGCCGAAGACACCGTCCTCGCCGCGCGCCGCTCGGCCGCCGATCTCGATGCGCGCGCCGTCACGCTCGACATCGCGCTCGTCCGTGCCCTCGGCGGCGGCTTCTCCGACCGCTCCGCCGCATCTTCCGCATCCCCCGCAAGGTAA
- a CDS encoding NAD(P)H-dependent oxidoreductase, with translation MPLKAIALNCTLKSDPSESSSTDAMIAVLQDAFKEKEVEITRIVRVAALNIKPGVSSDEGEGDDWPALRKEILDHDILIFGGPIWMGQIGSIAKRVLERFDAFFGETDDRGRMPSYGKVAVAAIVGNEDGAHYSAAQLFQALNDVGFTIPAVAACYWVGEAMGKVDFKDLKQTPEKVTETAQMVAANCAHLAGLLQASPYPG, from the coding sequence ATGCCGCTCAAGGCCATCGCGCTCAATTGCACTCTCAAGTCCGATCCTTCGGAAAGCTCGTCGACCGATGCGATGATCGCGGTCCTGCAAGACGCGTTCAAGGAGAAAGAGGTCGAGATCACCCGCATTGTTCGCGTCGCCGCGTTGAATATCAAGCCCGGCGTAAGCTCCGATGAAGGCGAGGGCGACGATTGGCCGGCCCTGCGCAAGGAGATCCTCGATCACGACATATTGATCTTCGGCGGCCCGATCTGGATGGGCCAGATCGGCAGTATCGCCAAGCGCGTGCTCGAACGGTTCGACGCTTTCTTCGGGGAGACCGACGATCGGGGCCGCATGCCAAGCTACGGCAAGGTCGCGGTGGCGGCGATCGTCGGCAATGAGGACGGCGCGCATTACTCCGCCGCCCAATTGTTCCAGGCGCTCAACGATGTCGGCTTCACCATCCCGGCGGTGGCGGCGTGCTATTGGGTCGGCGAGGCGATGGGCAAGGTCGATTTCAAGGACCTGAAGCAAACGCCCGAAAAGGTGACCGAAACCGCGCAGATGGTCGCGGCCAATTGCGCCCATCTGGCCGGGCTGTTGCAGGCTTCACCCTATCCGGGCTGA
- the egtB gene encoding ergothioneine biosynthesis protein EgtB, giving the protein MGGLADPAAIAEHPGDLAERFAAVRGLSLALAETLSDADATAQSMPDASPAKWHLAHITWFFETFVLRDHVPGYRLFDADWPFLFNSYYEAEGARHARPQRGLLTRPSLDQVKAYRAHVDAALLDALPRLAESCGDLIELGLHHEQQHQELLLTDLKHLFSSNPLGPAAWDAQAPSARAETAALGWLDGPVGLVEIGDAGEGFVFDCERPLHRHYLAPYALADRTITNGEWCDFIADGGYSSAGLWLDDGWSWVKREGIAAPLYWRAGDDEGDEAFTLAGWQPLDLAAPVTHISFFEADAYARWAGARLPTEQEWEASARRADPRAGNQLDRAGPVAPVPVEADGGLAGLFGNVWEWTGSAYRPYPGFAIAEGAVGEYNGKFMNGLYVLKGGSCATPRGHLRASYRNFFAPDKRWQFTGLRLARTL; this is encoded by the coding sequence ATGGGGGGACTGGCCGATCCAGCGGCAATCGCAGAGCATCCCGGCGATCTCGCCGAGCGCTTCGCCGCGGTGCGCGGCCTCAGCCTCGCGCTGGCCGAGACTTTGTCCGATGCCGATGCGACCGCGCAGTCGATGCCCGACGCCTCGCCCGCCAAATGGCATCTGGCGCATATCACCTGGTTCTTCGAAACCTTCGTGCTGCGCGATCATGTGCCCGGCTACCGCCTGTTCGACGCGGACTGGCCGTTCCTGTTCAACAGCTATTACGAAGCCGAAGGCGCGCGTCACGCGCGGCCGCAGCGCGGGCTGCTGACCCGGCCGAGCCTCGACCAGGTGAAGGCCTATCGCGCGCATGTCGATGCCGCGCTGCTCGACGCGCTGCCCCGGCTGGCGGAAAGCTGCGGCGATCTGATCGAGCTGGGCCTGCATCACGAACAGCAGCACCAGGAATTGCTGCTGACCGACCTCAAGCATCTGTTCTCCAGCAACCCGCTCGGGCCGGCCGCATGGGACGCGCAGGCACCGTCCGCGCGCGCCGAAACCGCGGCGCTCGGCTGGCTCGACGGGCCGGTCGGGCTGGTCGAGATCGGCGACGCGGGGGAGGGCTTCGTCTTCGATTGCGAGCGCCCGCTCCATCGCCACTACCTCGCGCCTTATGCATTGGCCGACCGCACGATCACCAATGGCGAATGGTGCGATTTCATCGCCGATGGCGGCTATTCCAGCGCCGGCTTGTGGCTCGACGATGGCTGGAGCTGGGTCAAGCGCGAGGGCATCGCCGCACCGCTCTACTGGCGCGCCGGGGACGACGAGGGCGACGAGGCCTTCACTCTTGCCGGCTGGCAGCCGCTGGACCTCGCCGCACCCGTCACCCACATCAGCTTTTTCGAGGCCGATGCCTATGCCCGCTGGGCTGGCGCCCGCCTGCCGACCGAGCAGGAATGGGAAGCCTCCGCCCGCCGCGCCGACCCGCGGGCCGGCAACCAGCTCGACCGCGCGGGGCCGGTTGCCCCGGTTCCGGTTGAAGCCGATGGCGGGCTCGCGGGCCTGTTCGGCAATGTCTGGGAATGGACCGGCTCGGCCTATCGTCCCTATCCCGGCTTCGCGATCGCCGAGGGCGCGGTGGGCGAATACAACGGCAAGTTCATGAACGGGCTCTACGTGCTCAAGGGCGGCAGCTGCGCCACTCCGCGCGGCCATCTGCGCGCGTCCTACCGCAATTTCTTCGCCCCCGATAAACGCTGGCAGTTCACCGGACTGCGGCTTGCAAGGACGCTTTGA
- a CDS encoding YaiI/YqxD family protein, whose protein sequence is MRILVDADACPVKDEIYRVGARHAVPVTIVSNSYLRVPQDPLVKRVVVSDGFDAADDWIAEEADSAAIVITADILLADRCLKAGGTVIAPTGKPFTAASIGGAIATRAIMADLRAGGEQLGGPAPFSKTDRSAFLQALDTAIVKLRRVQPR, encoded by the coding sequence TTGCGCATCCTGGTCGATGCCGACGCCTGCCCGGTCAAGGATGAGATCTACCGGGTGGGCGCGCGGCATGCGGTGCCGGTGACGATCGTCAGCAATTCCTATCTACGGGTGCCGCAAGACCCGCTGGTCAAGCGGGTGGTGGTGAGCGACGGCTTCGACGCGGCCGACGACTGGATCGCCGAAGAGGCCGACAGCGCGGCGATCGTGATCACCGCCGACATCCTGCTGGCCGACCGCTGCCTGAAGGCCGGCGGCACGGTGATCGCACCGACCGGCAAGCCCTTCACCGCCGCATCGATCGGGGGCGCGATCGCGACCCGCGCGATCATGGCCGATCTGCGCGCCGGCGGCGAACAGCTCGGCGGCCCGGCCCCGTTCAGCAAGACCGACCGCTCCGCCTTCCTCCAGGCGCTTGACACCGCGATCGTGAAGCTGCGACGTGTTCAGCCGCGATAG
- a CDS encoding PLP-dependent aminotransferase family protein: protein MRAEPIDLSVNVPPWVIGEADFAEANRRAMERLRALPSGGLYHHNGTPEAQAAITGWLARGGVAAEPGEAILCNGAQQALHLALAECARTSRIVASEGETFSGAILAAVDLGLDWAPVAHDDEGMLPDALDRVLRESGCRTVFTTPVCQNPLGFETGEARRRAIVEVCRRNDAAIVEDDIYAIYAAKGRVTYRELAPERCWYLTSLSKCLTPLVRLGTLIPPPGRAEPVLRALRAQSFGVAPAALELGCALLELGADVGAAEWLRGEAKARIALAQEILGLDRVPMPEGAPHLWLPMAEERTSAFAASAEAAGVRVTPPNASAIGPRASSGIRLCLLAPERRADAEAALRVLAGIERG from the coding sequence ATGCGCGCTGAGCCGATCGATCTTTCGGTCAACGTGCCGCCGTGGGTAATCGGCGAGGCGGACTTCGCCGAGGCGAACCGCCGCGCGATGGAGCGGCTGCGGGCGCTGCCTTCGGGCGGGCTCTATCACCACAACGGCACTCCCGAAGCGCAAGCGGCGATCACGGGCTGGCTGGCGCGCGGCGGGGTCGCGGCCGAACCCGGCGAGGCGATCCTGTGCAACGGCGCGCAGCAGGCGCTCCATCTCGCGCTGGCGGAATGCGCGCGGACTTCGCGGATCGTCGCGAGCGAGGGCGAGACCTTCTCCGGGGCGATCCTCGCGGCCGTGGACCTTGGCCTGGACTGGGCGCCCGTGGCCCATGACGACGAAGGAATGCTGCCCGACGCGCTGGACCGGGTGCTGCGCGAATCCGGCTGCCGCACCGTGTTTACCACCCCGGTGTGCCAGAACCCGCTCGGCTTCGAGACCGGCGAGGCGCGCCGCCGGGCGATCGTGGAGGTGTGCCGCCGGAACGACGCGGCGATCGTCGAGGACGACATCTACGCGATCTACGCCGCGAAGGGCCGCGTGACCTATCGCGAGCTGGCGCCCGAGCGGTGCTGGTATCTCACCAGCCTGTCGAAATGCCTGACCCCGCTGGTGCGGCTGGGGACGCTGATCCCGCCGCCCGGCCGCGCGGAGCCGGTGCTGCGCGCGCTGCGGGCGCAGAGCTTCGGCGTCGCCCCGGCGGCGCTGGAACTCGGCTGCGCGCTGCTGGAGCTGGGCGCGGATGTGGGCGCGGCCGAGTGGCTGCGCGGCGAAGCCAAGGCCCGCATCGCCCTGGCACAGGAGATCCTCGGGCTCGACCGGGTGCCCATGCCCGAAGGCGCGCCGCATCTGTGGCTGCCGATGGCGGAAGAGCGGACCAGCGCATTCGCGGCCAGCGCGGAGGCGGCCGGGGTCAGGGTCACCCCGCCGAATGCGAGCGCGATCGGGCCGCGCGCTTCATCCGGCATCAGGCTATGTCTGCTCGCACCCGAACGGCGGGCGGATGCCGAGGCGGCGCTGCGGGTGCTCGCCGGCATCGAGCGCGGTTGA
- a CDS encoding DEAD/DEAH box helicase has translation MSFSNLPPFLSDALAERGYADPTPVQAAVLEPEARGRDLIVSAQTGSGKTVAFGLAMASDLLGEAGTLEPADGPAALVIAPTRELALQVSRELIWLYSKAGARVTTCVGGMDASKERRSLSHGAHIVVGTPGRLRDHLERGALDLSSLKAIVLDEADEMLDMGFREDLEEILDATPETRRTLLFSATMPRPIANLAKRYQRDALRVSTIGDERGHGDIAYQAVTVSPPEIENAVVNLLRFHEAETALLFCATRDNVRHLHATLQERGFAVVALSGEHSQAERNHAMQALRDRRVRVCVATDVASRGIDLPTLSLVIHVEIPRDAETLQHRSGRTGRAGKKGTAVLIVPYQRRKRVESMLRGARIDTEWIEAPTPQMIRANDRERLLSALLEPAEFDEEDRELAARLLSERSPEDIAAALVRAHRAAMPQPEELIANTPEARSAAQKERHRPGFEDTVWFRMEVGRRQNADPRWILPLLCRRGHITRNEIGAIRIGANETFFQVPRPIAGKFGAALSRTANSEDEQDRILIEQSASGPQEDARGDRQRGGPNQSAHHSGGAPHKPRVHRKGPSSGPYKGPPKGPGKEGGKPWAKKKPRDR, from the coding sequence ATGAGCTTTTCCAATCTCCCCCCATTCCTTTCCGACGCACTGGCCGAACGCGGCTATGCGGACCCGACTCCGGTGCAGGCCGCGGTCCTCGAACCCGAAGCCCGCGGCCGCGACCTGATCGTCTCGGCCCAGACCGGCTCGGGCAAGACCGTCGCCTTCGGCCTCGCGATGGCGAGCGACCTGCTCGGCGAAGCCGGCACGCTCGAACCGGCCGACGGCCCCGCCGCGCTGGTGATCGCGCCGACCCGCGAACTGGCGCTGCAGGTGAGCCGCGAGCTGATCTGGCTCTACAGCAAGGCCGGCGCCCGGGTGACCACCTGCGTCGGCGGAATGGACGCGTCGAAGGAACGGCGCAGCCTGAGCCACGGCGCGCATATCGTGGTCGGCACGCCGGGCCGCCTGCGCGACCACCTCGAACGCGGCGCGCTCGACCTGTCGAGCCTCAAGGCGATCGTGCTCGACGAAGCCGACGAGATGCTCGACATGGGCTTCCGCGAGGATCTCGAAGAAATCCTCGACGCAACGCCCGAAACCCGCCGCACGCTGCTGTTCTCGGCGACGATGCCGCGCCCGATCGCGAACCTCGCCAAGCGCTACCAGCGCGACGCCTTGCGCGTCTCGACCATCGGCGACGAGCGCGGCCACGGCGATATCGCCTATCAGGCGGTCACCGTCTCGCCGCCCGAGATCGAGAATGCGGTGGTCAACCTGCTGCGCTTCCACGAAGCCGAAACCGCGCTGCTGTTCTGCGCCACCCGCGACAACGTCCGCCATCTCCACGCGACGCTGCAGGAACGCGGCTTCGCGGTCGTCGCGCTCTCGGGCGAGCATTCGCAGGCCGAGCGCAACCACGCGATGCAGGCCCTGCGCGACCGCCGGGTGCGCGTCTGCGTCGCGACCGACGTCGCCTCGCGCGGGATCGACCTGCCCACGCTGAGCCTGGTGATCCACGTTGAGATCCCGCGCGACGCCGAGACCCTGCAGCACCGTTCAGGCCGCACCGGCCGCGCGGGCAAGAAGGGCACCGCGGTGCTGATCGTGCCTTATCAGCGGCGCAAGCGGGTCGAGAGCATGCTGCGCGGCGCGCGGATCGATACCGAATGGATCGAAGCGCCAACCCCGCAGATGATCCGCGCGAACGACCGCGAGCGGCTGCTCAGCGCGTTGCTCGAACCGGCCGAGTTCGACGAGGAAGACCGCGAGCTGGCCGCCCGCCTGCTCAGCGAACGCTCGCCCGAGGATATCGCGGCGGCGCTGGTCCGCGCGCACCGCGCCGCGATGCCGCAGCCGGAAGAGCTGATCGCGAACACGCCCGAGGCGCGCAGCGCCGCGCAGAAGGAACGCCACCGCCCCGGCTTCGAGGACACGGTGTGGTTCCGCATGGAAGTCGGCCGCCGGCAGAACGCCGATCCGCGCTGGATCCTGCCGCTGCTGTGCCGCCGCGGGCACATCACGCGCAACGAGATCGGCGCGATCCGGATCGGCGCGAACGAGACCTTCTTCCAGGTGCCCCGCCCGATCGCGGGCAAGTTCGGCGCGGCGCTGTCGCGCACCGCCAATTCGGAAGACGAGCAGGACCGCATCCTGATCGAACAATCGGCGAGCGGCCCGCAGGAGGATGCGCGCGGCGACCGCCAGCGCGGCGGCCCCAACCAGAGCGCGCACCATTCGGGCGGCGCGCCGCACAAGCCGCGGGTCCACCGCAAGGGCCCGTCGAGCGGCCCCTATAAGGGACCCCCGAAGGGACCGGGCAAGGAAGGCGGCAAGCCGTGGGCGAAGAAGAAACCGCGCGACCGGTAA